From a region of the Mucilaginibacter auburnensis genome:
- a CDS encoding DNA polymerase/3'-5' exonuclease PolX, whose protein sequence is MENKAIARKLRLLSQLMELHDENPFKIKSVANAAFKVDKLPFKLAEKDPTEVEKIDGIGKSLAGKIAELLQTGTIAEMDTLINNTPPGVVEMMGIKGIGPKKVAAIWRNMGIETVGELFYACNENRLIEAKGFGLKTQQDILKVIEFVMASHGKFLYAQVEPEAKMLMDELKSIFANNLIEFAGEYRRKCEIINELVIVVGTRDVEVAAGTLLTLSLLSNIEREGDCINAVTASGLKVKIYVVERRYFYTTLFIKTGDDEHVKAVTELEVEESDQPESELLIYQKSGLTYIQPELREGKTFIEKAAADKLPTLITFADLKGSLHNHSNWSDGVNTLQEMAAYCRDTLKLEYLGISDHSKTAVYAKGLSIERVLQQHEEIEHFNKTQTGFQIFKGIESDILSDGSLDYPEDILKRFDFIVASIHSNMKMDEEKATARLIKAIENPYTTILGHPTGRLLLARGGYPINYKKVIDACAANNVVIEVNSNPLRLDLDWRWHQYALDKGVWLSINPDAHRNEGFNDMHYGVLAARKGGLYKERCLNALSLPEITQFFKTKILTESAINA, encoded by the coding sequence ATGGAAAACAAAGCCATAGCACGTAAACTTCGATTGCTTTCGCAGTTGATGGAACTGCACGATGAAAATCCTTTCAAAATAAAATCGGTTGCTAACGCCGCCTTTAAAGTGGATAAGCTGCCTTTTAAACTGGCTGAGAAAGATCCAACTGAAGTGGAAAAAATTGATGGCATAGGCAAAAGCTTAGCCGGAAAGATAGCCGAGTTATTACAGACAGGCACCATAGCCGAAATGGATACCCTGATCAATAACACTCCACCGGGAGTAGTTGAAATGATGGGTATAAAAGGCATCGGTCCAAAAAAAGTTGCAGCTATATGGCGCAATATGGGTATTGAAACGGTTGGTGAGCTATTTTACGCCTGCAATGAGAACCGCCTGATAGAAGCAAAAGGTTTCGGTTTAAAAACCCAACAAGATATATTAAAGGTGATTGAGTTTGTTATGGCCAGCCATGGCAAATTCCTGTACGCGCAAGTTGAGCCAGAAGCTAAAATGCTGATGGATGAACTAAAAAGTATTTTTGCTAATAACCTTATCGAATTTGCCGGAGAATACAGGCGCAAATGCGAGATCATCAACGAATTGGTAATTGTTGTAGGCACACGTGATGTGGAGGTAGCAGCCGGTACTTTATTAACTTTATCTTTACTTAGCAATATTGAGCGTGAGGGCGATTGCATTAACGCTGTAACGGCCTCCGGTCTTAAAGTTAAGATATACGTGGTGGAGAGGCGCTATTTTTACACAACGCTCTTCATTAAAACCGGAGACGATGAGCATGTTAAAGCAGTAACAGAGCTGGAGGTAGAAGAATCAGACCAACCGGAAAGCGAACTACTGATCTACCAAAAATCAGGCTTAACCTACATTCAGCCGGAGTTGCGGGAAGGCAAAACCTTTATTGAAAAGGCCGCTGCTGACAAGTTGCCAACGTTAATTACTTTTGCTGACCTGAAAGGTTCATTGCATAACCACAGTAACTGGAGCGATGGCGTAAACACGCTACAGGAAATGGCTGCTTATTGTCGTGATACCTTAAAGCTGGAGTATTTAGGGATATCAGATCACAGCAAGACTGCGGTGTATGCTAAGGGCCTAAGCATCGAGCGCGTATTGCAGCAGCACGAGGAGATAGAACATTTTAATAAAACACAAACGGGGTTCCAAATATTTAAAGGCATTGAATCGGATATTCTGAGCGATGGATCGTTAGATTATCCGGAAGATATATTAAAACGTTTTGATTTTATTGTGGCATCCATCCACTCAAATATGAAAATGGATGAAGAAAAAGCTACTGCCCGTTTAATCAAGGCAATTGAAAATCCGTATACAACCATATTGGGGCATCCAACCGGGCGGCTTTTGTTGGCACGTGGCGGATATCCCATCAACTACAAAAAAGTTATTGATGCTTGTGCAGCCAACAACGTGGTTATTGAAGTAAACTCCAACCCGTTGCGTCTTGATCTTGACTGGCGCTGGCACCAGTATGCCCTTGATAAAGGCGTTTGGTTGTCTATTAATCCTGATGCTCACCGTAATGAGGGTTTC